The nucleotide sequence TCGTCGCTATGCTGCTTGCATTCGCGACCAAGATTACTATCTGCGTTACGCCACCTACGCTATGTTGGCAGGCGACACGTCTATTTTGGACGAGCGTGTTTTGAATGGTTTGAAAGAAACCTACAACTCTTTGGGCGTTCCCATTGGCGCTACCGTGCAAGCGATTCAAGCGATGAAGGAAGTCACTGCTGCATTGGTTGGTTCCGATGCCGGTAGGGAGATGGGAGTTTACTTCGACTATATCTGTAATGGTCTCGGCTAGTAGGCCGATCGCTCGTCTCGAGATCGCTGGCGGGTAGTTTACTGTCGGAAGCCTAACTCAACGGTCGTGCTTCTCTAGGTAAGCTATCCGCTTTGTCCTACTGAGTTGATAATTTTGAGGGTTGATTGATATGCGGATGTTTAAAATTACGGCCTGCTTCCCTACAACAACAAATATTCGTACGCAGCGTGAATTACAAAATACGTATGTAACAAAGTGTGTGAATTACGACAATTGGTTTGCAGAGCAACAGCGCATCCAGAAGGCTGGCGGCAAGATTTTGAAGGTCGAGCTGACGACGGGGAGTAAAGGTGTCAATGTTGGCATTTCCTAAAAGAGACGTCTAAATTTTGCGGCTGCGCTAGCGCTTGCATTGATTTTTTTCAGAGGCGATTGCCGTGGCATTTTGAGATCGCAGGATAGGCTAGTGCTCGAGCACTAGCCTGTTTTTCATATCTGACTATCGTTTCGGCCGATTTGTTGGGGGAGGGTACCGATATGGGAATGCTACTGTCAGCGATACGCCAGTTATCTCAGCGTTTGTCCCCAGGCTAGGATAGGCGCAGTGGGAAGAGACGATATTTGGAGAACGAGCACAAATATTGCAGTGCGGTTAACTCAACAATGGGCTGGGTGACAGCTCTGTTGGTATAGATAGCCGCAAGCAAGTGGGGATGGACTGCAGTTGAGAGTAGCGTATCTAGTCGCAATTGTTGGTTGGCTGTGTTGCCC is from Synechococcus sp. PCC 7336 and encodes:
- the apcB gene encoding allophycocyanin subunit beta is translated as MQDAITSVINSYDVQGKYLDGAAIGKLKTFYSTGELRVRAAATIAANAASIVRDATAKALLYSDLTRPGGNMYTTRRYAACIRDQDYYLRYATYAMLAGDTSILDERVLNGLKETYNSLGVPIGATVQAIQAMKEVTAALVGSDAGREMGVYFDYICNGLG
- a CDS encoding phycobilisome linker polypeptide → MRMFKITACFPTTTNIRTQRELQNTYVTKCVNYDNWFAEQQRIQKAGGKILKVELTTGSKGVNVGIS